In the genome of Bryobacteraceae bacterium, one region contains:
- a CDS encoding alpha/beta hydrolase: MSGAEIATIDIDGLSIRYRSAGRGDSVLLLHGWGGSLESMDPIFNALAPHFAVTSIDFPGHGRSTLPPRPWGVSDFLDVTLKFMDRRSLARPHVVSHSFGGRVTIKLAAQHPERAGKLLFTAGAGVKPPLTLQQKLKKTAARFKFLAPASMRDRASAYLGSSDYANAGELRPTLRNVVDEDLTPHLAGIQSPCLLIWGDQDHETPVYCGETMHRLIPHNEYIVFPGAGHFPYLDQLHKFNMLALKFLRDH, encoded by the coding sequence GTGTCCGGCGCTGAGATAGCTACGATCGATATCGACGGGCTTTCGATCCGATACCGCAGCGCAGGCCGTGGCGATTCCGTGCTGCTTCTTCACGGATGGGGCGGGTCGCTCGAGAGCATGGATCCGATCTTCAACGCGCTGGCTCCCCACTTCGCGGTTACTTCGATCGACTTCCCCGGCCACGGCCGGTCGACGCTTCCGCCGCGTCCGTGGGGCGTTTCCGATTTCCTTGACGTAACGCTGAAGTTCATGGACCGGCGATCGCTGGCGCGCCCGCATGTGGTGTCGCATTCCTTCGGCGGGCGCGTCACCATCAAGCTCGCGGCGCAGCATCCCGAACGCGCGGGCAAACTACTCTTCACGGCGGGCGCGGGAGTGAAGCCGCCGCTGACGCTGCAGCAAAAGCTGAAGAAGACGGCAGCGCGGTTCAAGTTTCTCGCACCGGCGTCGATGCGGGACCGGGCGTCGGCCTACCTGGGCTCATCGGATTACGCCAACGCGGGGGAACTTCGGCCGACGCTGCGCAACGTGGTGGACGAGGATCTGACGCCGCACCTGGCCGGCATTCAATCGCCGTGCCTTTTGATCTGGGGCGACCAGGACCACGAGACCCCCGTCTACTGCGGTGAGACGATGCATCGTCTCATCCCGCACAACGAGTACATCGTTTTCCCGGGGGCCGGCCACTTCCCGTATCTCGATCAGCTCCACAAATTCAACATGCTCGCGTTGAAGTTCCTGCGCGACCATTGA